Proteins co-encoded in one Leucobacter exalbidus genomic window:
- a CDS encoding type II toxin-antitoxin system HipA family toxin, which produces MGELSGDARAFDFTPSKAGMAKFGVNSGVISVAMPLSPKQRRDFARRRQNWFEELLPEGNQYDYMLAQGGIRQGDTLAFLARYGRDVAGALQIWNPEDPTEPHTPSLRPVGLSEIRALLEDPIGAPLANDGLAGKSSLGGVQPKAVLVRTREGWAQGLGGYPTTHIVKPQLGGNRATVIFDEEYGARVARRLGLADFGVEIEYFDGLAALVIERFDRGEEGRVHQEDLSQALGAKGNQKYQTIGGVVSLRRVAETLDRYAAKEDLKRFARMVVLAVGLGNLDMHTKNIGLLHSAAGEVTLAPAYDVVPQAHLSLDGELALAVNRKYRHVDVTVQDLVTEISGWGLSNAEHLVNKFLADMQSALEAEEPMAGAFVDLKAQTLGFVANLRAGLTVAGK; this is translated from the coding sequence GTGGGTGAGCTGTCTGGCGATGCGCGCGCATTTGATTTCACACCCAGCAAAGCGGGCATGGCAAAGTTTGGCGTGAATAGTGGCGTGATCTCGGTAGCAATGCCGCTGTCGCCGAAGCAGCGACGAGACTTTGCTCGACGGAGACAAAACTGGTTTGAAGAATTGTTGCCCGAAGGCAATCAGTATGACTACATGCTGGCTCAAGGTGGAATTCGGCAGGGGGATACCCTGGCGTTCTTGGCCCGATACGGGCGTGACGTTGCGGGCGCTTTGCAGATTTGGAACCCAGAAGATCCAACTGAGCCTCACACGCCATCGCTTCGGCCGGTGGGTTTGTCTGAGATTCGTGCGCTGCTAGAAGACCCAATTGGGGCGCCCCTTGCAAATGATGGTCTCGCTGGTAAATCCTCGCTAGGAGGAGTGCAGCCAAAAGCTGTGCTTGTGCGCACTCGGGAAGGTTGGGCCCAAGGCCTGGGTGGGTATCCGACCACGCATATTGTGAAGCCACAGCTTGGCGGAAACCGTGCAACTGTGATCTTTGATGAGGAATATGGTGCGCGTGTAGCCCGGAGGTTAGGGCTAGCTGATTTTGGTGTTGAGATCGAGTATTTTGATGGCCTTGCTGCCCTTGTTATTGAGCGTTTCGATCGGGGCGAAGAGGGTCGTGTGCACCAGGAAGACCTGAGCCAGGCTCTCGGGGCAAAAGGAAACCAGAAATATCAAACCATAGGCGGCGTCGTTAGTTTGCGCAGGGTTGCGGAGACTCTGGATAGGTATGCAGCCAAGGAAGATCTGAAACGTTTCGCGCGTATGGTCGTACTCGCTGTTGGGCTCGGCAACTTAGACATGCATACAAAAAATATTGGCCTGCTGCACTCGGCGGCTGGAGAAGTGACGCTGGCCCCGGCCTATGACGTGGTGCCTCAGGCACACTTGTCCCTGGACGGGGAGCTGGCTCTGGCGGTGAACCGTAAGTATCGGCACGTAGACGTGACGGTCCAAGACCTAGTGACAGAAATCTCTGGATGGGGTCTAAGCAACGCGGAACATCTCGTGAACAAGTTCCTTGCTGACATGCAATCTGCATTGGAAGCAGAAGAACCCATGGCGGGGGCTTTTGTGGACCTTAAGGCGCAAACTCTTGGCTTCGTCGCAAACTTGCGCGCAGGCCTCACCGTGGCTGGCAAATAG
- a CDS encoding TRAP transporter small permease, with protein METVEEQRSSTFDKVLRQVSAGLGIIAASALVVLMMATVIDVVVRAISRASVPGMMELAESALVVSVFLGLAWTSIQGGHVAVSIVTDRLNAKAARVVSSLVWMLNATLLIWMTYASFLRAVLATKMNETRFGLVQWPMWPMRWVIAVGLLLWAVVAVVNLVRSVTGKSIYGEEEAVLDV; from the coding sequence ATGGAAACGGTAGAAGAGCAACGAAGCTCAACTTTCGATAAAGTTCTCAGGCAAGTTAGCGCTGGCCTCGGCATTATCGCGGCCAGCGCGCTTGTCGTCTTGATGATGGCGACCGTCATCGACGTTGTGGTTCGTGCAATATCTCGGGCAAGCGTGCCAGGGATGATGGAACTGGCGGAGTCTGCGCTGGTTGTTTCGGTATTTCTTGGTCTGGCCTGGACATCTATTCAAGGCGGGCACGTAGCTGTGTCCATCGTGACGGATCGGCTAAATGCAAAAGCCGCACGAGTGGTCTCCAGTCTGGTGTGGATGTTGAACGCGACACTGCTGATCTGGATGACGTATGCATCATTTCTTCGTGCGGTTCTAGCCACAAAAATGAACGAAACCCGCTTTGGGCTAGTGCAGTGGCCGATGTGGCCTATGCGTTGGGTGATCGCTGTCGGACTACTGCTGTGGGCTGTCGTCGCGGTTGTTAACCTTGTCCGCTCTGTGACGGGCAAGAGCATTTACGGCGAAGAGGAGGCGGTTCTCGATGTGTAA
- a CDS encoding acyl-CoA dehydrogenase family protein produces MNTVLNLETPDLQTSSAISEDQLRASAREFAESIADGYHARATSTEFFWDIYREMGSRGFLALSTPIEQGGLAASALCTGIAMEEIGRADFNVAFALFGALCTNELLAKHATPTVQKEWLAPALKGDTAIGFALTELVAGSDSRNIQTQAKRTDDGWVLNGHKTSSGFAVVAGAAVVFARTSDDPRNGITPFLVPLDSPGVERRRIPSLGFVPTGRGEFSLNNVVVPDAYVIGEVGLGFNLVSESFDYTRALIALLAVGSADYAIQLAVDWAQERETFGAKLATRQGITFPVAEHLTRIAASRLLAYDVLKRKDSGLPITREAAMSKWFATETAVNAVHEAIVILGHRAYSEDLPLMQLFRDVQGLEIAEGPSHIQKMIIAREVFGRSSLSRTPASA; encoded by the coding sequence ATGAATACCGTTTTAAACCTTGAAACACCAGATTTACAAACCTCCAGTGCCATCAGCGAGGACCAGCTTCGAGCCTCAGCACGCGAGTTTGCTGAATCCATCGCAGATGGGTATCACGCTCGGGCTACCAGCACGGAGTTTTTTTGGGATATCTACCGCGAGATGGGCAGCCGCGGATTCCTTGCACTCTCCACGCCAATTGAACAAGGCGGCTTGGCAGCTTCAGCTCTTTGCACCGGCATAGCAATGGAAGAAATCGGTCGCGCCGATTTTAATGTAGCGTTTGCACTGTTCGGTGCACTTTGCACCAATGAGCTATTGGCCAAGCATGCAACTCCGACCGTTCAGAAGGAGTGGCTCGCACCAGCGCTCAAGGGCGATACCGCCATCGGCTTTGCTCTCACGGAGCTGGTGGCAGGCTCAGACTCTCGAAACATTCAGACTCAGGCCAAGCGTACTGATGACGGTTGGGTGTTGAACGGGCACAAAACCTCCTCAGGGTTCGCAGTCGTCGCGGGCGCAGCAGTCGTATTCGCCCGGACCTCCGACGATCCACGCAACGGCATCACGCCGTTCCTTGTCCCACTCGACTCACCAGGTGTTGAACGGCGACGCATTCCCAGCCTAGGGTTCGTCCCCACTGGTCGAGGTGAATTCTCCCTCAATAATGTTGTCGTTCCTGATGCCTATGTAATCGGAGAGGTCGGACTCGGTTTCAATCTGGTCAGCGAGTCCTTCGATTACACACGCGCACTTATCGCGCTCCTAGCAGTGGGTTCAGCGGATTATGCCATCCAGCTCGCCGTTGACTGGGCTCAGGAACGTGAAACATTCGGCGCTAAACTCGCCACCCGCCAAGGAATTACGTTCCCTGTCGCAGAGCATCTCACCCGAATCGCGGCGTCTCGGCTTCTCGCCTATGACGTGCTGAAGCGCAAGGACTCGGGGCTACCCATTACTCGCGAGGCAGCCATGTCAAAGTGGTTCGCCACAGAGACAGCGGTTAATGCTGTCCATGAGGCGATAGTCATTCTCGGCCACCGCGCATATTCCGAGGATCTCCCCCTTATGCAGCTTTTCCGAGACGTGCAAGGTTTAGAAATTGCAGAAGGGCCTTCCCACATCCAGAAGATGATAATTGCGCGTGAAGTATTCGGGCGATCCAGTCTGTCACGGACTCCCGCTTCAGCTTAA
- a CDS encoding SCO4848 family membrane protein — MLAFAAILLIVNAIYNAIVWPQFWKRVAKDPRATDKQGRATKFLKVHAVLVAVALILAVASAIAGFSLLF, encoded by the coding sequence ATGCTCGCATTTGCCGCCATTTTGCTGATCGTCAACGCTATCTACAACGCGATCGTATGGCCGCAGTTTTGGAAGCGCGTGGCGAAGGATCCCCGCGCCACCGATAAGCAGGGTCGCGCCACCAAGTTCCTCAAGGTACACGCAGTACTCGTGGCTGTTGCCCTGATCCTCGCGGTCGCATCGGCCATCGCTGGGTTCTCGCTGCTGTTCTAA
- a CDS encoding NAD(P)-dependent oxidoreductase, with amino-acid sequence MSKKITKVGFIGLGVMGSPMSKNIAVSREFDLTLFDMNFEQATKHAQEIGAVAVADAEGLAECDIIVLMLPTSAIVRDVLLDESGQPRIPARTGTVFVDMSSSDPTETRETGAELEAAGYIMIDAPVSGAKERAESGTLTIMLGANDEQGAQRAIPVINTMSSGIFRTGSLGTGHAMKALNNAVAAAAFAASAEALIAGQRFGLELGVMVDVFNASTGQSFPTTHVLPEHIVNGKFASGFALPLFTKDVRIAQKVQQAVGHEAPVCDAVTRQMGAAMDALGNVDHTRAFEFWREQ; translated from the coding sequence ATGAGCAAGAAAATCACAAAAGTAGGGTTTATTGGGCTTGGCGTAATGGGCTCCCCAATGTCGAAGAATATCGCGGTGTCACGTGAATTCGACCTCACTCTTTTCGATATGAACTTCGAGCAAGCGACGAAACACGCACAGGAAATTGGTGCTGTGGCCGTGGCTGATGCAGAGGGACTTGCCGAATGCGACATTATCGTCCTGATGCTGCCCACTAGCGCAATCGTACGTGACGTGTTGCTCGATGAATCGGGTCAACCTCGTATTCCAGCTCGGACAGGGACAGTGTTTGTGGACATGAGTTCGTCCGACCCCACTGAAACGCGTGAGACAGGCGCTGAGCTGGAAGCTGCTGGATACATCATGATTGATGCGCCGGTATCAGGTGCAAAAGAACGTGCCGAATCAGGAACGCTTACGATCATGCTCGGTGCGAACGATGAACAAGGCGCACAGCGAGCGATACCTGTTATCAACACGATGAGTTCGGGTATTTTTCGAACTGGCTCATTGGGTACCGGTCATGCCATGAAAGCCCTTAATAACGCAGTTGCTGCTGCAGCGTTTGCTGCTTCGGCGGAGGCACTTATAGCCGGCCAACGATTTGGGCTTGAGCTGGGCGTAATGGTGGACGTTTTTAACGCTTCCACAGGACAGAGTTTTCCCACCACGCACGTACTTCCTGAACATATCGTCAACGGAAAGTTTGCTAGTGGATTTGCCTTACCGCTTTTCACTAAAGACGTGCGTATCGCCCAGAAAGTGCAGCAGGCCGTTGGCCATGAAGCACCAGTCTGCGACGCAGTAACGCGTCAGATGGGTGCGGCGATGGATGCATTGGGAAACGTCGATCACACGCGAGCGTTTGAATTTTGGCGAGAGCAATAA
- a CDS encoding helix-turn-helix domain-containing protein, which translates to MESYESLSFHDWIRLVGNRFVPLSISAVSPKEFSGNFRTRNIGSTSITDIQASPHSVHRQMHAIRRDQNHHLKLSMQLEGSGLVLQDGRSARLEPGDVAIYDTSRPYTIEYDEPMRSLVMVFPHKMLGISAHLVQTMTASRLAGDTGIGRVICPFMQHMAENLDELDGVNGSRIMNSAFELITALISSELQTMAAASPSMLTIETVRLFIDSHLSDYELNTDSIAKAHFISARQLQYLFKEEDLTVSSYIRSRRLERCRLDLEDSALHRRSILQIAQAYGFNDLSHFSKLFKATYGCSPREHRASRIPANI; encoded by the coding sequence ATGGAGTCATATGAGTCATTGAGCTTTCACGATTGGATTCGTCTTGTCGGAAACCGGTTCGTGCCGCTTTCCATCTCAGCAGTTTCCCCCAAAGAGTTCTCTGGAAATTTCCGTACGAGAAATATCGGCTCAACTAGCATCACAGATATCCAAGCTTCTCCACATAGTGTGCACCGTCAAATGCACGCGATCCGTCGTGATCAAAATCACCATCTTAAATTGAGCATGCAGCTCGAAGGCTCAGGGCTAGTACTCCAGGATGGACGCAGCGCGCGACTGGAACCAGGCGACGTTGCAATCTATGACACTTCGCGTCCTTACACAATCGAATATGACGAGCCCATGCGTTCTCTTGTCATGGTTTTTCCGCATAAGATGCTCGGCATCTCAGCTCATCTCGTACAGACCATGACTGCGTCGAGATTGGCTGGTGATACAGGGATAGGACGGGTCATCTGCCCCTTCATGCAGCACATGGCCGAGAATCTAGATGAGCTCGATGGTGTGAATGGCTCCAGAATTATGAATAGCGCGTTCGAGCTCATCACAGCATTGATTTCTTCCGAGCTTCAGACGATGGCTGCTGCTTCTCCTTCAATGTTGACGATTGAGACCGTGCGACTTTTTATTGATTCGCATCTCAGTGACTATGAATTGAATACGGACTCAATTGCCAAAGCCCACTTTATTTCCGCTCGTCAGCTGCAGTACCTTTTCAAAGAAGAGGACTTGACGGTATCTAGTTACATTCGAAGCCGCCGCCTTGAGCGATGCCGGCTTGATCTGGAAGATTCGGCGCTGCACCGTCGATCCATCTTGCAAATTGCGCAGGCTTATGGGTTTAACGATTTAAGCCATTTCAGCAAGCTTTTTAAAGCAACCTACGGATGCAGCCCCAGGGAACATCGCGCGTCTAGGATTCCGGCCAACATCTAG
- a CDS encoding MarR family winged helix-turn-helix transcriptional regulator, giving the protein MTSQLTHPERIAVARLHALLELLPTALDKRLGVAGVTSFEYTLLDALSQSDAHRMRLSEVARKTNATLPRISRVATSLERRGLIERAPCPADGRATNAVLTAAGAAAHETARDLYALAVRELVLEGLAQLPGDGVAQLTDLTYAILTSLDPEHPRIMPEVPAPCAADPASAPAGPGSPATEPPTEVVGCAADPVAEQIAEQAACAADLAPEPVPCSADPAPSQCAADPAA; this is encoded by the coding sequence ATGACCTCCCAGCTCACTCACCCCGAACGCATCGCGGTCGCCCGCCTGCACGCCCTCCTCGAGCTGCTCCCCACCGCCCTAGATAAGCGTTTAGGGGTCGCTGGCGTCACCTCATTCGAGTACACCCTGCTCGATGCACTGTCTCAAAGCGATGCCCACCGCATGCGCCTGAGCGAGGTCGCCCGCAAGACCAACGCGACGCTCCCCCGCATATCGCGGGTGGCAACATCGCTCGAGCGCCGCGGTCTCATCGAGCGTGCCCCCTGCCCCGCCGACGGCCGCGCGACCAACGCGGTGCTCACTGCCGCCGGCGCCGCCGCGCACGAAACCGCGCGCGATCTCTATGCGCTCGCGGTGCGCGAACTGGTACTCGAGGGCCTCGCTCAGCTGCCCGGTGACGGCGTCGCCCAGCTCACCGATCTCACCTACGCGATCCTCACGAGCCTTGACCCCGAGCACCCGCGCATCATGCCCGAGGTGCCAGCGCCCTGCGCTGCTGACCCGGCGAGCGCCCCCGCAGGCCCCGGATCCCCCGCCACCGAGCCACCCACCGAAGTGGTGGGGTGTGCGGCAGACCCGGTTGCAGAGCAGATCGCCGAGCAGGCCGCATGCGCGGCAGACCTGGCACCGGAGCCGGTCCCGTGCTCCGCCGACCCCGCACCGTCACAGTGTGCGGCAGACCCTGCGGCATAG
- a CDS encoding LysR substrate-binding domain-containing protein: MGNDFTLKQLAYFVATAQTGTTQGAADEMFVSQSAMSAAISDLESTLDLQLFVRQRGIGLSLTASGRELLPRAAKLISDAEEMKFAANNLQYQLQGELVVGCFDVLAPSLMPRLLQQFESFYPEVRLDFIEGSHAELLRELDTGRIEIAILVEGINQVGLERSVVMELTPHILLPTHHRLAGASALSLRELSEEPMIFLDADPSQEFIIRAFRTVGVTPTIRYRSRSLEHVRALVRRGLGFSLVVMGKRSAGLPNDLGIVAVPLAEELPPEAIVLCHLARAQLTRRATAFWQLTHDELSGDFT; the protein is encoded by the coding sequence ATGGGAAACGATTTCACTCTGAAGCAACTTGCATATTTCGTTGCCACGGCACAAACCGGGACAACTCAGGGTGCTGCTGACGAAATGTTTGTCTCGCAGTCTGCAATGTCAGCAGCAATTTCCGATTTGGAAAGCACGCTGGATCTGCAACTCTTTGTGAGGCAGCGAGGAATTGGGTTGAGCTTGACAGCAAGTGGTCGGGAACTCCTACCCAGAGCGGCCAAGCTGATTTCAGATGCTGAAGAGATGAAGTTTGCGGCAAATAATCTCCAGTACCAGTTGCAAGGCGAACTGGTCGTTGGCTGTTTTGACGTATTAGCGCCGTCCTTAATGCCACGACTACTGCAGCAGTTTGAATCGTTTTATCCAGAGGTACGACTGGACTTCATCGAAGGTTCGCATGCCGAACTTCTGCGCGAACTAGACACCGGGCGTATTGAAATTGCAATACTGGTTGAAGGAATTAATCAAGTCGGTTTGGAACGTTCCGTAGTGATGGAACTGACCCCGCATATTTTGCTTCCCACCCACCACCGGCTAGCTGGTGCTTCTGCGCTCAGCCTGCGTGAGCTGAGCGAAGAGCCCATGATTTTTCTAGATGCTGATCCGAGCCAGGAATTCATCATTAGAGCTTTCCGAACAGTGGGGGTGACGCCGACAATTCGCTATCGTTCGCGCAGCCTAGAACACGTGCGCGCGTTAGTTCGCAGAGGGCTCGGATTTAGTCTCGTGGTAATGGGAAAACGTAGCGCAGGGCTACCAAACGATTTGGGTATCGTTGCTGTACCTCTGGCTGAAGAGCTACCCCCGGAAGCTATCGTTCTCTGTCACCTGGCACGAGCACAACTCACAAGACGTGCGACAGCTTTCTGGCAGCTCACCCATGATGAACTCAGCGGTGACTTCACCTAA
- the dctP gene encoding TRAP transporter substrate-binding protein DctP, whose protein sequence is MTFTLATGAQAGTPNAAVQEWFMDRVEEVTEGGINFERTTTEALCKAAEVADCVRDGRAQIGVTVPDYTPQYFPSTSMVSIPFLNQNAQAAMQSIYDLHTDYEPAKAIMERNGLHHVGTWPVGRLLIGNQNPIESIEQFDGSQVRVSGPIIQKAISEQGANIVSITAPETYEAVERGVVSTTAGAIDFPVNYKLMELLPSWTDPGIGQYSTFGMWVNAEAYAGLPDDLRKQFDQVTEELNTGEGVKAFNAVAAGQCDAMLEAPKVTLTGWSEAATKAWKDDLGESGKQMWIDLATEQGLDDAAGVLEQYISGLDKYDDVAYDDATSNCVASFADR, encoded by the coding sequence GTGACCTTCACCCTCGCGACTGGTGCGCAGGCAGGAACCCCGAATGCAGCGGTGCAGGAATGGTTTATGGACCGGGTGGAGGAAGTCACTGAAGGTGGGATCAACTTTGAGCGCACGACAACTGAAGCGCTATGTAAAGCGGCAGAAGTTGCCGACTGCGTGAGGGACGGCCGAGCTCAAATCGGTGTGACGGTCCCTGACTACACGCCACAGTATTTTCCCTCCACAAGTATGGTGAGTATTCCATTCTTGAACCAGAATGCTCAGGCAGCCATGCAGTCAATCTATGACCTGCACACAGATTACGAACCAGCCAAGGCCATTATGGAACGAAACGGTCTGCACCATGTTGGTACTTGGCCTGTTGGTCGTCTGCTGATTGGCAACCAGAATCCTATTGAGAGCATCGAGCAGTTTGACGGCTCTCAAGTACGAGTCTCTGGCCCGATCATCCAAAAGGCGATTAGCGAGCAAGGTGCGAATATCGTTTCGATCACAGCGCCAGAGACCTACGAAGCTGTCGAGCGAGGAGTCGTCTCAACCACTGCAGGTGCCATCGATTTCCCGGTGAACTACAAACTGATGGAGCTGCTGCCGAGTTGGACAGACCCAGGGATCGGGCAGTACTCGACGTTTGGTATGTGGGTGAATGCAGAAGCATATGCAGGATTGCCTGATGACTTGCGTAAGCAGTTTGATCAGGTGACGGAGGAACTCAACACAGGCGAAGGTGTCAAGGCATTCAACGCAGTCGCTGCAGGACAGTGCGATGCGATGCTTGAAGCGCCCAAGGTTACGCTCACTGGTTGGTCTGAAGCCGCAACGAAAGCGTGGAAGGACGATTTGGGTGAGTCTGGCAAGCAAATGTGGATTGATCTTGCGACAGAACAGGGGCTCGATGACGCAGCCGGTGTACTGGAACAGTACATCTCAGGACTTGATAAATATGACGATGTTGCTTACGACGACGCGACCAGTAACTGTGTAGCTTCGTTCGCCGATCGTTAA
- a CDS encoding carboxymuconolactone decarboxylase family protein, translated as MIRNDELYATGLKQRRAMFGPEGAEDQVEHTTDLNDKLQEFVTRSCFGDIWQRDGLSLTDRSKITFAMLIAQGKNHELRVHARGAIANGVSIHELREVIVHSLLYCGIPAAVEGMRALEEVMVEKGIEFTIDGESAA; from the coding sequence GTGATTCGAAATGATGAGCTGTACGCCACAGGCCTGAAGCAAAGGCGGGCAATGTTCGGGCCAGAAGGCGCTGAAGACCAGGTTGAGCACACCACAGACTTAAACGACAAGCTCCAAGAGTTTGTTACCAGGTCCTGTTTTGGGGATATTTGGCAGCGAGATGGTCTTTCGCTCACAGATCGCAGCAAGATCACGTTTGCAATGCTGATCGCTCAAGGAAAAAATCATGAGCTTCGAGTCCATGCACGTGGTGCGATTGCCAACGGTGTGAGCATCCATGAGCTACGCGAGGTCATTGTGCATTCGTTGCTCTACTGCGGAATTCCTGCCGCGGTCGAAGGAATGCGTGCGCTCGAAGAAGTCATGGTGGAGAAGGGCATCGAATTCACCATTGACGGCGAAAGCGCTGCCTAA
- a CDS encoding helix-turn-helix domain-containing protein, translating into MPRYTARLRTPADFGLAVQQARMERELTQNQLAADSGIRQSSISEIESGKSTIYLKQLLELARATGLELSASWGDEDDATLS; encoded by the coding sequence ATGCCTCGATATACCGCCCGATTGCGCACACCGGCCGACTTTGGCCTGGCGGTGCAGCAAGCTCGAATGGAGCGTGAACTTACTCAGAATCAGTTGGCCGCTGACTCAGGGATTCGACAAAGCTCGATCAGCGAGATTGAAAGCGGAAAGTCGACGATCTATTTGAAGCAGCTGTTGGAACTTGCGCGGGCCACGGGGCTTGAACTTTCTGCGAGCTGGGGGGACGAAGACGATGCGACTCTTAGTTGA
- a CDS encoding TRAP transporter large permease produces MLVTGIVLTVVVLLILLLMLRMPVALALALSGALGLGILQGTNYTTNVLGSVPFTATASFSLTIIPMFILMGMLAMRARIAEHVFAIANHVVGRFPGGLGIATVMACAGFSAVSGSSIGTAATMSKLSVGQMRAYGYPASLATGIVAIAGTLGVVIPPSTFLVLYAIMTGESVGQILAAGIIPGILSAVGYIVYILVVGHRQIVRPETVLADVVEVAYADASAKVSSPRNSAARGGSRAVADGPAHLPVSAGVPNTEAVKQVYGKSARNLPWRGLVRLSIIFLIVLGGMFSGIFTATESASIAAFVALLILLWEFRRDGVTTMWSNVKGALLDTAQTTSMVFMILVGSSVFSTFLIAAHVPDTITNWVASLAIPPLLTIGLLLLLLLPLGTALDEISVLIITIPIIYPIAMELGFSGIWLGLMIVKLTAIGMVTPPVGMTCFVVAGTAGVPTETVFKGVLPLMLMDLGVSAILFFVPAITLFLPSLVAMNAG; encoded by the coding sequence ATGCTCGTCACAGGCATAGTGCTGACAGTGGTTGTCCTGCTCATCTTGTTGTTGATGCTCCGCATGCCGGTGGCGCTGGCACTGGCGCTTTCAGGGGCACTCGGCCTAGGGATTCTCCAGGGCACGAATTACACCACAAATGTTCTGGGATCGGTCCCTTTTACAGCTACGGCCAGCTTCTCTTTGACGATCATCCCAATGTTTATACTCATGGGAATGCTCGCTATGCGTGCGCGCATTGCAGAGCATGTATTTGCTATTGCTAACCATGTGGTGGGGCGCTTTCCCGGCGGGCTGGGCATCGCTACCGTCATGGCCTGCGCGGGCTTCTCTGCGGTCTCGGGCTCAAGCATCGGTACTGCAGCAACGATGTCGAAGCTCTCAGTCGGCCAGATGCGAGCCTACGGTTACCCCGCTTCGTTGGCGACAGGTATCGTGGCCATTGCCGGCACCCTAGGGGTCGTTATTCCGCCTAGTACATTTCTGGTTCTGTACGCCATTATGACGGGTGAATCAGTGGGCCAGATCCTAGCCGCGGGCATTATTCCGGGCATCCTTTCGGCGGTGGGCTACATCGTTTACATTCTTGTCGTAGGTCACCGGCAAATTGTGCGGCCAGAAACAGTGCTGGCTGATGTGGTTGAGGTGGCATACGCAGATGCTTCTGCAAAAGTCTCCTCACCTCGGAACTCTGCAGCCAGAGGCGGATCACGTGCGGTAGCTGATGGGCCAGCACACCTTCCAGTGTCGGCTGGGGTGCCTAACACCGAAGCGGTCAAGCAGGTTTATGGTAAATCAGCGCGTAATCTACCTTGGCGTGGGCTCGTGCGGCTCTCAATTATCTTTCTCATCGTTCTGGGAGGTATGTTCTCGGGTATTTTCACGGCCACGGAATCTGCTTCGATTGCCGCGTTTGTGGCACTGCTGATTCTGCTGTGGGAGTTTCGTCGTGACGGCGTCACCACGATGTGGTCGAATGTCAAAGGCGCACTGCTGGACACTGCCCAAACCACTTCGATGGTGTTCATGATTCTCGTTGGATCTAGTGTTTTCTCAACCTTCTTGATTGCTGCCCACGTGCCTGACACCATCACCAATTGGGTGGCCAGCCTTGCAATTCCACCTTTGCTGACTATCGGTCTATTGCTTTTACTGCTGCTGCCGCTAGGCACAGCCCTTGACGAGATATCGGTCCTGATTATTACCATCCCTATTATTTACCCCATTGCAATGGAGCTTGGTTTTAGTGGGATTTGGTTGGGTCTTATGATCGTGAAGCTCACCGCGATAGGAATGGTGACGCCACCAGTGGGCATGACGTGCTTCGTCGTTGCGGGCACAGCGGGTGTTCCCACAGAGACTGTCTTTAAGGGTGTTCTGCCGCTGATGCTGATGGATCTCGGTGTATCAGCAATACTCTTCTTCGTGCCAGCGATCACGCTATTTTTGCCCTCCCTTGTAGCGATGAATGCAGGCTGA